A portion of the Anabas testudineus chromosome 22, fAnaTes1.2, whole genome shotgun sequence genome contains these proteins:
- the psma3 gene encoding proteasome subunit alpha type-3, whose amino-acid sequence MSSIGTGYDLSASTFSPDGRVFQVEYAMKAVENSSTAIGIRCKDGVVFGVEKLVLSKLYEEGSNKRIFNIDRHVGMAVAGLLADARSLAEVAREEASNFRSNYGHDIPLKHLSDRVAMYVHAYTLYSAVRPFGCSFILGSYDKDDGPQLYMVDPSGISYGYWGCAIGKAKQAAKTEIEKLQMKEMTCRELVKEVAKIIYIVHDEVKDKAFELELSWVGEITNGRHELVPKDVREEAEKYAKDSLEEDDDSDEDNM is encoded by the exons ATGAGCTCTATCGGGACCGGg TATGACCTGTCGGCCTCCACCTTCTCTCCGGATGGCCGAGTGTTTCAGGTGGAATATGCGATGAAGGCCGTAGAGAACAGCAG cacGGCCATCGGTATTCGCTGTAAAGACGGTGTTGTGTTTGGAGTGGAGAAGCTTGTTCTGTCCAAACTGTACGAGGAGGGCTCCAACAAACGCATCTTCAACATCGACAGACACGTTGGCATG GCTGTAGCTGGCCTATTGGCTGATGCTCGCTCACTCGCTGAAGTTGCCAGAGAAGAAGCCTCAAACTTCAGATCAAACTACGGACACGACATTCCCCTGAAG CACCTGTCAGACCGAGTGGCCATGTACGTCCACGCCTACACTTTGTACAGCGCCGTGAGGCCGTTTGGCTGCAG TTTCATCCTGGGCTCGTACGACAAAGACGACGGTCCTCAGCTCTACATGGTCGACCCATCCGGCATCTCATAC GGTTACTGGGGCTGTGCCATTGGGAAAGCAAAACAAGCTGCAAAGACAGAGATCGAAAAACTGCAG ATGAAGGAGATGACCTGCAGAGAACTCGTCAAAGAAGTCGCCAAAAT AATCTACATCGTTCACGACGAGGTGAAGGACAAAGCATTTGAGTTGGAGCTCAGCTGGGTCGGAGAAA TCACAAACGGACGACACGAGCTGGTACCGAAAGACGTCAGGGAGGAAGCAGAAAAATACGCCAAG gattCTCTGGAGGAAGACGACGATTCTGATGAGGACAACATGTAA
- the snx6 gene encoding sorting nexin-6 isoform X1, translating to MMQEGLDDGPDFLSEEDRGPRAVNVDLQTDATLQVDISDALSERDKVKFTVHTKSTLPNFKQSEFSVVRQHEEFIWLHDSFVENEDYAGYIIPPAPPRPDFDASREKLQKLGEGEGSMTKEEFTKMKQELEAEYLAIFKKTVAMHEVFLCRVAAHPVLRKDLNFHVFLEYNQDLSVRGKNKKEKLEDFFKNVVKSADGVLVAGVKDVDDFFEHEKTFLLEYHNRVKDASAKSDRMIRSHKNAADDINRIATSLYTLGTQDSTDLCKFFLKVSELFEKTRKIEARVAADEDLKLADLLKYYLRESQAAKDLLYRRSRALVDYENANKALDKARAKNRDVLQAETTQQLCCHKFEKISESAKQELIDFKTRRVAAFRKNLVELAELELKHAKGNLQLVQSCLGVLKGNT from the exons ATGATG CAGGAAGGGCTGGATGACGGACCCGACTTCCTCTCCGAGGAGGACCGGGGA CCGCGGGCGGTGAATGTGGATCTGCAGACGGATGCCACGCTGCAGGTCGATATCTCTGACGCCCTTAGTGAGAGAGACAAGGTCAAGTTTACCGTCCACACTAAG AGCACGCTCCCAAACTTCAAGCAGAGCGAGTTCTCTGTGGTCCGACAGCATGAAGAGTTTATATGGCTGCACGACTCATTCGTGGAAAATGAAGACTACGCAGGATACATC ATCCCCCCCGCACCCCCAAGACCAGACTTTGATGCGTCtagagagaagctgcagaagctGGGGGAGGGAGAAGGATCCATGACCAAGGAGGAGTTCACCAAGATGAAGCAAGAGCTGGAGGC agAGTACCTGGCCATCTTTAAGAAGACTGTCGCAATGCACGAGGTCTTCCTGTGTCGCGTGGCGGCTCATCCTGTCCTCAGAAAAGACCTCAACTTCCATGTCTTCCTGGAGTACAACCAGGAC CTGAGCGTACGAGGGAAGAACAAGAAGGAAAAACTGGAGGATTTCTTTAAGAATGTGGTGAAGTCGGCCGATGGCGTCTTGGTGGCAGGAGTCAag GATGTGGATGATTTTTTCGAGCACGAGAAGACGTTTCTGTTAGAATATCACAACAGAGTGAAAGACGCTTCAGCCAAATCGGACAGAATGATCCGCTCACACAAAA ATGCTGCAGACGACATCAACAGAATCGCGACGTCCCTCTACACATTAGGAACACAGGACTCCACAGACCTCTGCAA GTTCTTCCTGAAGGTGTCAGAGCTGTTTGAGAAAACAAGg aaaaTTGAAGCTCGAGTGGCAGCAGACGAAGACCTGAAGCTTGCAGACCTCCTGAAGTATTACCTGAGAGAGTCCCAGGCTGCAAAg GACCTGCTGTACCGGAGGAGCCGGGCTCTGGTGGACTACGAAAATGCCAACAAGGCTCTGGATAAAGCTCGAGCCAAAAACAGAGACGTCCTGCAGGCAGAGACCACgcagcagctctgctgccaTAAGTTTGAGAAGATCTCAGAGTCTGCCAAGCAAG AACTTATAGACTTCAAGACGAGACGAGTGGCAGCTTTCAGGAAGAACCTGGTGGAGCTGGCGGAGCTGGAGCTCAAACACGCCAAG GGAAACCTCCAGCTGGTGCAGAGCTGTCTGGGCGTCCTTAAAGGAAACACTTAA
- the snx6 gene encoding sorting nexin-6 isoform X2, which translates to MMEGLDDGPDFLSEEDRGPRAVNVDLQTDATLQVDISDALSERDKVKFTVHTKSTLPNFKQSEFSVVRQHEEFIWLHDSFVENEDYAGYIIPPAPPRPDFDASREKLQKLGEGEGSMTKEEFTKMKQELEAEYLAIFKKTVAMHEVFLCRVAAHPVLRKDLNFHVFLEYNQDLSVRGKNKKEKLEDFFKNVVKSADGVLVAGVKDVDDFFEHEKTFLLEYHNRVKDASAKSDRMIRSHKNAADDINRIATSLYTLGTQDSTDLCKFFLKVSELFEKTRKIEARVAADEDLKLADLLKYYLRESQAAKDLLYRRSRALVDYENANKALDKARAKNRDVLQAETTQQLCCHKFEKISESAKQELIDFKTRRVAAFRKNLVELAELELKHAKGNLQLVQSCLGVLKGNT; encoded by the exons ATGATG GAAGGGCTGGATGACGGACCCGACTTCCTCTCCGAGGAGGACCGGGGA CCGCGGGCGGTGAATGTGGATCTGCAGACGGATGCCACGCTGCAGGTCGATATCTCTGACGCCCTTAGTGAGAGAGACAAGGTCAAGTTTACCGTCCACACTAAG AGCACGCTCCCAAACTTCAAGCAGAGCGAGTTCTCTGTGGTCCGACAGCATGAAGAGTTTATATGGCTGCACGACTCATTCGTGGAAAATGAAGACTACGCAGGATACATC ATCCCCCCCGCACCCCCAAGACCAGACTTTGATGCGTCtagagagaagctgcagaagctGGGGGAGGGAGAAGGATCCATGACCAAGGAGGAGTTCACCAAGATGAAGCAAGAGCTGGAGGC agAGTACCTGGCCATCTTTAAGAAGACTGTCGCAATGCACGAGGTCTTCCTGTGTCGCGTGGCGGCTCATCCTGTCCTCAGAAAAGACCTCAACTTCCATGTCTTCCTGGAGTACAACCAGGAC CTGAGCGTACGAGGGAAGAACAAGAAGGAAAAACTGGAGGATTTCTTTAAGAATGTGGTGAAGTCGGCCGATGGCGTCTTGGTGGCAGGAGTCAag GATGTGGATGATTTTTTCGAGCACGAGAAGACGTTTCTGTTAGAATATCACAACAGAGTGAAAGACGCTTCAGCCAAATCGGACAGAATGATCCGCTCACACAAAA ATGCTGCAGACGACATCAACAGAATCGCGACGTCCCTCTACACATTAGGAACACAGGACTCCACAGACCTCTGCAA GTTCTTCCTGAAGGTGTCAGAGCTGTTTGAGAAAACAAGg aaaaTTGAAGCTCGAGTGGCAGCAGACGAAGACCTGAAGCTTGCAGACCTCCTGAAGTATTACCTGAGAGAGTCCCAGGCTGCAAAg GACCTGCTGTACCGGAGGAGCCGGGCTCTGGTGGACTACGAAAATGCCAACAAGGCTCTGGATAAAGCTCGAGCCAAAAACAGAGACGTCCTGCAGGCAGAGACCACgcagcagctctgctgccaTAAGTTTGAGAAGATCTCAGAGTCTGCCAAGCAAG AACTTATAGACTTCAAGACGAGACGAGTGGCAGCTTTCAGGAAGAACCTGGTGGAGCTGGCGGAGCTGGAGCTCAAACACGCCAAG GGAAACCTCCAGCTGGTGCAGAGCTGTCTGGGCGTCCTTAAAGGAAACACTTAA
- the cfl2 gene encoding cofilin-2 has translation MASGVTVNDEVIKVFNDMKVRKSSTQDEVKKRKKAVLFCLSEDRKKIIVEEGKQILVGDIGETVDDPYACFVKLLPLNDCRYGLYDATYETKESKKEDLVFIFWAPESAPLKSKMIYASSKDAIKKKFTGIKHEWQVNGLDDIQDRRTLAEKLGGNVVVSLEGKPL, from the exons ATG GCGTCAGGTGTGACTGTGAACGATGAGGTCATCAAGGTGTTCAACGACATGAAGGTGAGGAAGTCTTCGACCCAGGACgaggtgaagaagaggaagaaggcaGTGCTGTTCTGTCTGAGCGAGGACAGAAAGAAGATCATCGTGGAGGAGGGGAAGCAGATACTGGTGGGGGACATCGGAGAGACGGTGGACGACCCCTACGCCTGCTTCGTCAAGCTGCTGCCGCTCAACGACTGCAGATACGGCCTGTACGACGCCACCTACGAGACCAAGGAGTCCAAGAAGGAAGACCTTGTCTTCATCTTCTG GGCTCCAGAGAGTGCTCCGCTGAAGAGCAAGATGATCTACGCCAGCTCTAAAGACGCCATCAAAAAGAAGTTTACAG GTATCAAACACGAGTGGCAGGTGAATGGGCTGGACGATATCCAGGACCGCAGAACGCTGGCCGAGAAGCTTGGCGGGAACGTGGTGGTGTCTCTGGAGGGCAAGCCGCTGTGA